One segment of Leptodactylus fuscus isolate aLepFus1 chromosome 7, aLepFus1.hap2, whole genome shotgun sequence DNA contains the following:
- the LOC142214591 gene encoding olfactory receptor 5G3-like gives MEVLNESSSSRFILLGLSTDLYLKVIGFLGFLVIYLITLLANLLLIIVVRINPKLQTPMYFFLINLSFIDICFSTTVAPKILKNTLSEDKSISLLECAVQMYFHLALGSTECFILTIMAYDRFAAICRPLHYNTIMSRNKCISLVAASWTLGFINSMMHVIYTFQMSFCRSHIINHFLCELPPFLLISCSDTWPHEISMYITAGFIVTLGFILILISYIHILSTILKITSTHGKYKALSTCASHISVVTLYYGTIMILYLRPHSSSSPDLNKSVSIVYSAVSPMINPIIYSVRNKDVKNTLKIF, from the coding sequence ATGGAAGTGTTGAATGAGTCTTCTTCAAGCAGATTTATACTCCTTGGTTTGTCCACTGATCTTTACTTGAAGGTTATTGGCTTCCTTGGCTTCTTGGTGATATATTTGATAACCTTGTTAGCAAACCTTCTACTGATCATTGTGGTGAGAATTAATCCAAAGCTCCAGaccccaatgtacttttttcttATCAATCTTTCTTTCATCGACATTTGCTTCTCTACCACTGTGGCCCCTAAAATTTTGAAGAACACATTAAGCGAGGACAAGAGCATCTCTTTACTAGAATGTGCTGTCCAGATGTACTTTCATTTGGCTCTTGGGTCTACAGAGTGTTTCATACTTACCATTATGGCCTACGATAGATTTGCTGCCATCTGTAGACCATTGCACTATAACACCATCATGAGTAGGAACAAGTGTATCAGTCTGGTCGCTGCATCATGGACCTTAGGCTTTATCAACTCCATGATGCATGTGATCTACACCTTCCAGATGTCCTTCTGTCGTTCTCACATTATCAACCACTTCTTGTGCGAGTTACCCCCATTTTTACTAATATCCTGCAGTGATACTTGGCCCCATGAGATATCAATGTACATTACAGCAGGGTTCATAGTTACTCTAGGTTTTATCTTGATTCTGATTTCATATATTCATATTTTGTCCACCATCTTGAAAATCACATCCACTCATGGAAAATATAAAGCTCTCTCTACATGTGCGTCCCACATCAGTGTAGTAACTCTCTACTATGGGACCATCATGATTCTCTATTTACGTCCCCATTCCAGTTCTTCTCCAGATTTAAACAAGTCAGTCTCCATCGTCTATTCAGCTGTGTCGCCCATGATaaaccccatcatctacagtgtaAGAAACAAGGATGTTAAAAACACACTTAAAATATTCTAG